CATTTGTAATTTTAAGTTTTTGTTAAAAGAAAATACCATTATAAAATGGTATTTTGATTATGATTTTCAGTTTCTTTTAGGTCTCTAACAGTTGTTCATGCAAAGATAATACCTACAATCCCGACAATTGGAACAAATAAACCGATAATTAGTAATATAAACACTGTGTTATCGTTATTTTTTAAATTACGAGATTCGATTATACAGAATATGTAATATACGAACCTAGCTACAAAAACACCAAACGCTACTGCAAAAGATATATAACCAAAAATTGCCGGAATCATAGATGCACCATGGTGACCTAGACCAAATGATATTCCTACAAGAATTGCCCCAATAATAATTGCGGCGAAACTTATAAGAGTTAGGTAAAATCATATTTTGATATATTTTTTTAATTTCATCAATATTCCTTTATTGTAATGTGATTAATTTAATAATATCAAAAAACACTATAAAATCAAAATTCGCCCTTAATATTAAAGAAGTATTTTAAAAAGAAAACACCATTATGCAATAGTATTTTCATTATGATTTTGCTGATTAGTTTGTTAGAGATTTTTAGCTTTTACTCAACCCATCATCATAGCTACAAAACCAACAAACGGAACAAAAAAACCAATTATTAGTAGGATGAATACTAAATGGTTATTGTCTTCTAATTTGTGTGACTCAATTATACATATTAAATAAAATACAATACTTGTAGTAAGAGAGCCTATTGCTGCTACTAAAAACAATGCACCTAATATTTCGGGTAAAACGGAGAAATCAGAAACTCTTTTTTCTTTTGCAATTGCAAGCATAATTGCTCCCGCTATGGTTGACAATATAGTAGCTAAGAATAAGAAAAATCATATTTGAATATATTTTTTTAATTTCATAAATAATCCTTAATAAGTTTGTACTACAAAATGATTATTTTAATAATACCAGAAAATAGAATTTCATTATGAATAAGTCTTACGCATTAACTTATTCTTAAAATTGTAGCTTTTATTGTTTAAAAATCTTTTCAAATTGATTATAAAAGTTTAAAAAACAAAAGCACAAGATAATAACTTGTACTTTTATGACTTAATTATTGGGTTGTTCTTTATTATTTTCTATTATTGCTGAGACTTTTTTAAGAATTTCATCTTCGTTTGGAGTTTTATAGAAAACACCTCTACCAATTTTCTTTAATTTATTGAAATCTACATCTTTTAATGCAGTAAAACAAAATGCTCCATCACCTATTCTCTCAACATTAGGTGCATCAATTTCTGTTAATGATGATTTAGCAAAGGCACTAGAGTATATAATTTGTAATTTTGGTGCAATTATTTTTGTGATATTAGTTGATTGAAATGCTCCATAAAATGGGTCGGCACCAGATATGAAATAACATGTACCGCCATCTATTTGTACTAACTCTGGGAATGTTAATTCAGTATTACTGAAAGTAGCATCTTCAAATGCGCTTTGATAAAAACGCTTAACCTTAGGCATAATTACATTTTCTAATGTTGTCGCACTAAAGGCACCATTATATACTGTTTCGGCAGCTGGAAAGTTTGCATTAGTAAGCCCACTAGATTTAAAGGCATCATGACCTATTGTTCTTAATTTAGGTGCATTAAGAGTTCTAATTTTAGATCTTTGGAACACTCCTGCCACATCAGATCTACCATGTAAAAGTTCAAGTTCAGGTAAATCCACATCACTTAAATTAGTTCCAGAAAAGGCTCCATATCCAATTTCTCTAACTTTTGGTCCAACAAATTTTACTAAAGGAATATCTTTAAATAAATAATCCTTAATAACTTCTATCTCATTGAAGTAAACATTTGTTAAATTAGTGGCTTTGTTGAAAACTTTGCTTGCAACTTGTTTTACTTTAGGAGCATCAATTGTGTCTAAACTTGAGTTGTAAAAAGCAAAATCCTTAATTTCTAAAGCACTATTTAACTCTACATGAGAAAGACTTCCTGTGTTAGCGAATGCATTTGCGGAAACGGTAATTAAATTTGGCGTAATAACTCTGGTTATTGGTGTGTTATTAAATGCTTCAACTCCAACAAATTTTAAACTTGCTAAATTAACTTCTAACAATTGTGATGATTTAAAAGCATTGTTTCCTATGGTTTCTAACATTGGTGCATCAATTGTTTTTAATGTCGAATCTTTAAAAGCATTATCACCAACGGTTACTAAAAGTGGGAAGTTAACTTCGTTCAATTGTGTTGAACTAAAAGCATTATCTCTAATAGTTTTTAAATTTAATGCATCAATTTTTTCTAATGGAAGATTAGCAAACGTATCACTATTGATTAATTCTATTGAATTTAAAAATGCATTGGTTAATTTTGAACCTTTAAAAGCATCTTGACCAATTTGTTTTAATTTTGGTGCATCAATAAGTTGAAGATTTGAATCTTTAAATGCTCCACTTGGTATTGCTTCTAAATTTGGTGCTATTAGATATTTGACTTTCATTTCACTTGTAGAATCTGGAACTAGTGCACTACGTGAAATGATGCTTACATTAGGTAAATAAATTCATTCTAGATTTGGATTTATTAATTCTAATAGTTGAGTATTTGAGATATTGGTTCTAAAGTATTTTTCAGGGTGTTGTTTTTGATCATATAGTTGTTCTGCTATTTCATTGTTTGTTCTGAAAGATTCAGCAATTGTATTAGTTGTTTTTTCAATGTATATGTTTCTAAATGATCTAATTTCATTTATGTATGTTATAACGACTTGCACTTCTTCTCTTATTGCAAGTGCATTTGTAATTGCTTCACGTAATTTATTTTCTAAATCTTCTTTTGCAACTGGAATAATTGTAGCGGTTTGATTATCTGCGCTTCAAGTGAAAAGATCCCTACCTTTTTGAACAACAGGATTTAGTTCGTTTTGTTTGTTTTGTGAAATAATGGTATTTTCACTTTCGAATTCTCTTTTAACTGTAAAAACTTGTTCTTTTATGCCGTTATAAATATTTTGCATTGTTTTTGCTAGACCACTTAATTTATCTGCCTCAATTAAATTCCCGAGATTATTTGAACTATCATTAACTAAGTTGGTGATGTATGTCTTGGCATCATCGTTTAGGGTGTTTAAACTATCTAAACCGGTAATGATGTTATTTTTGAATTCATCTAAACCTTCTTTTATCTTTCTATCAGCATTTGTTAGGTACGTAATAAGATCTTTAATATCACTGATTTTATTAACGCTTAAACTTTCAGCACTTAATAATTCTTTAGCAGCATTTAATTTTAGTTGAACTTCTGGATTTTGGAATTGTTCTAAATCTTTAAGTGCTTCAAGTTTTGAACTTACTGAATTGAAAATATTTTCAAGTTCAGGAGTTAAACTATCTAATTCTGCTTTTTTAATATTGTAATCTTGAATATCTTTCTTTAGTTGAGTTTTTGATTCACTTAATTCCACGATTTTTCTCTTAATATCACCAATTCTACTGATACTTAAATTTTCTATAGCTAATAACTCTTTAGCTGAATTTAATTTTTCTTTAAAGTTTTCAGCAGAAATATCTGTTACATTTTTAACTGGTTCAAATAATTTTTTCGACTCACTAACTGTGGTTTCTAAATTAGTTAATAAGGTTTTTAATTCTGTTTTTTTGATATTGTAATCTTGAATATCTTTCTCTAGTTGAGTTTTTGATTCACTTAATTCCGCGATATTTCTCTTAATATCACCAATTTTACTGATACTTAAATTTTCTGTAGTTAATAATTCTTTAGCAGAATTTAATTTTTCTTTAAAACTTTCAGTAGAAAGATCTGTTTCATTTTTAACTGGTTCAAATAAAGTTTTTGATTCATTAACTGTGGTTTCTAAATTAGTTAATAAGGTTTTTAATTCTTCTTTTTTGATATTGTAATTTTGAATATCTTTTTCTAATTGAGTATTTGATTCGTTTAATTCTGTGATGATTCTTTTAATATCGCTAATTTTGTCAATACCTAAATTATCTGTGATTAACAATTCTTTGGCTGCATTTAGTTTCTCTTTAAAACTCTCAGTAGAAAGATCTGTTTCATTTTTAACTGGTTCAAATAATTTTTTCGACTCACTAACTGTGGTTTCTAAATTAGTTAATAAGGTTTTTAGTTCTTCTTTCTTAACTTGGTAATTTTGAATATCAACAACTAATTTTCTGTTTATTTGTTGAAGATCTAAAATAGCAGCATTAACTTCATCGATTTTTGTAATGCTTAATTTTTGTGTTAAGTAATTGTTGCTATTTGTTAATTTTGTTTTTAATTCATTTGAGTTGAAATCTTTTGCATTGATTACTGGGTTCAATAAATCATTAGCATGAAGAATTTCTTGTTTTAATTGTTTTAATAATTCATCTAATTCTTGTTTCTTTTTGTTGTAGTTTTCGATGTTTAGTTTCAAGTTTGTATTTGCTTGTTTTAGGTCAAATAATTTGTTTTTAACTTCTTGAATTTTCTCAATATCTTGAGTTGAAATTGTTGCTAATTTTGTAGCTGTTTCAAGTTTGGATTTAAGAGTATTTAAGTCAATATCAACATTATCGCCTACTGTTGAAACTAAAACATTTGACTGGTTAATTTCAGTTTCCAGTTCTTTTAATTTGTCCTTTAATTCTTGAACTCTTGATTCTCTTTCTTTATCAGTACATGAAATTGAAATAAGAGGTAATGGTGCAATGGTTCCAAGAAATAAAGAAGTAGCAATTTTCTTTCTTATCTTCATTTTTGTCTCTTTTCACATTTTTTGCTCCATAAATGTCGAAAAATAACACTTGGAGTACCGTTATTATATATATATATATATATATATATATATATAATCCAAGATTAACACCAAATTTAGACTGATAATATGAAAAATTTTCACATTCTTGTATACTGAAAAAATATAATAGTTTAAAACTTTTAAACCATCTCTAAAAGAAAACACACTAGCAATAGCTAGTGTGAAGGGTTATTTTGATAAATAAGGAATGTAGTTTAAAACAAGTAGTTTATCTTCTTTGTTAACTATTTTTAATATGTGCGGTTTATTATCTGGTTTTGGTGAGTTATAACTAAAGATTAAAGCATTTAATTTTCTTGTATCCGATGATGTGGTTACGTTGCTTCCAATTAATTCATCATCAAGATAAACATCAAAACTGCTTGAATTTAAATCTTCCTTACCTACAATTGCGAATGAATTTGTATTAATTGTGGTTGTTAAATAATCAGAACTTGTATTTGATGTTAATGCGATATTATTAACAACTGATCCAATGTTTGTTTGGTTATTTTCTAATTTTCAATTACCAAAGAATTTGATTTTTTCAGAATTAATTGGTAATATCTTGTTTGTGTTTATTGCTAAACTAAATTGCACGTTTACTAATTTAAGACCATTGGTTGGTTTTGAAACAGTTAGATAAAGATTTTTAACCACTTTACTATTAATAAAGTTTAAATCAAATATAGCTGGTACTTTGTTATCAGTTAAGTAATAATCTAATAATTTTGTTTTTTCTCCATTTACATCTTCACCATAGACAATATAGTGTGTTGGCACAAATTCAGTGTCTTCTTTTTCTTCTTTATCTTTATGAACAACTGGAACGCTTTCGTTTTCGTGGTTTTCAGGTTCATCTTCAAAATCATCATCAGTAATTTTGGTTTTATCAACTACTCTTGTAATGCTCATTTTGTTAATTAAACTTGCTTGATCTAAGGTAAATTTAAATGTTGCTTCATTTGCATCTTCTATATAAAGAACATCATTTACATTTGTGTTTAATAGTTTATTCAATTCTGCTTGATCAATTTGATCATCAGAAGAAATTGTATATCTGGTTTTAGATCTTTTACTTGGAATGTATTTATTGATTTGTGAAGTGAATCTATCATTTGAATCAATAAATCTTGGTTTATATTGATATTCTGGATTGTTTAAAATTGATCTTAATTCTTCAATGGTTTTCCCTGTTGTATCGAAGTTTTCTGTTAGTGCATAATCATCAAATTGATAGTGCTTATTATCATTGAATAACCATACGTTCAATCCACCTGCACCACTAGAGTTATATCCATATATTTCTATGTCGTAGACTTGGTTGGCATCGAAATATATAGTAGATAAGTTTTGTGCATACTCAATTCATTGATTTTTAGTTATTACACTTTCACCATTTACAAACATTTTAAAATGATCATCAACTTGACCTCTTATTTCATAATTACCACTCACAGGTGGAATAAATTTAAAGTGTGATTTAATTAATCTTTTCTCAGCATTTAAATAGTTATTTGAACCATTGTTAAAATGGAAGTCTTGAACTATTTTTAAAGCTTCAACATTGTTATCTTTAGCATATTGAATTGCTTGATCAATATTATTACCTGTAAAGTTTGTAAGGTTGTTATAAATGTAAAATGTTGGTTTATTAACTACATTTCTAATTTTAATTTTAAATTTATAAGCAGGTACATAATTAGAAGGTTTACCTTCGAAATTATCTGGATAAATCGTTAAATCGAATTCATCAATTTGATTTAAGTAATTTTCATTTGCATGATAAATTAGTTTCTTAGGATTTGTTGGATCAACTTTTAAAGTCCCAAACCACTTGGTGGTAGGTTCGAAAGTCATTTTTGATCATGTAAAGTTTGAATTAACTGATGCAATACCTTTTTCAAAATCAAATGTGTAATCTTCATAAGCAGGTATTTGGAAAGGTGCTTGTACATCGGAACTATATTCAAAACTATTATTTTTTGGATTATATAAGTAGTTTCCAATTGCATATAAGTTACCAACAAAATCGATTCCCATTTTTTCTTGCATACTTTCAATATTTTCAACTACTTTTGGATCCTTTGGATAATCTAAATCTGCTATTCTTAAGGCTTCTTTTGCTTCAGATAATTTGTTTAATGCATCTTTTTGAGCTTCTGCATAGTCAGAAAGTTGTGCTGTTAATTCTAAATTCTTTTCAACTTTTTCTAAAATAGAAAGAGTTTTATCTGCTTGTATTTTGTCTTTTTCGATTTGAATTTTATCTTTTGCATCTTGTAATGCTTTATTGGCATTTTCATAATTTTCAGTCGCTTGATTAAACGCTTTAATTGCATTTAAAGTAGTTTCTTTTTCAAAATCATTTCCAAATTTAGGAACATCTCGTCTAAAGTTTGAACTGTGTTTTAATAAATCTGTATATGTTCTTAAAGCATAGTAGAAATTAAGGTCAAAATAATCTGATAAATATTTAACTGTTGCAGTATTGCTTCAGTGATGACCAGATCTACCTGAACTTTGGACTCATTGCATAAATTTGTCTGGACCTAGAGTGTAGATTAAAAAGCTATAAAGTGAATATCAATCTTTTCCTGTTTTAGTTAAATTAAATGCATTTGCAAGTCTTGCCCATCCTCAAGTTCATCTACCAGATGTATTAATTAAATTTCTTTTTCTGCTTTCATCATTTACAAACGAAATATCAATAATTGATGGTATGTTTGTCCATCCATGATCACGAATATTAAATGGATCTTGATAATCTTGGAAGTTATGGTTTATTTCATGGTAGTTACCTCAGTTGTCAAAACTGAATTCAGATTTGCCCGAAATATACGAACTTGCTCAACTTGTATCGGCGTATAAATAACCATTTCCACCTCAAGCACCTGCACCACCTCAAACATCGTTGCAATAATTTAAAACAACTTTAGAAGCACCATAATTTCCTCATGCATATGACATTTGATAAAATGAATCTCATTTTCTGAAGTTATACTCTGGGAAAATTGCGTGATCAATATTGACTCCTGCAATTGTAGTAGGTGCTGTAAAGGGAATTAAAATTGATGAATAATCAGTTTGAATCGCAAATACTGGCGATGATATTTCGCCTGATTTTACTTTTCCAATTTGAGTGTTTCAATTTTCTAAATCAGTTTGCTTATAGACATAAAAGAGTTGCTCTACCCCACCATCAATGCTTAAATTAACAGTATGGAATGAACCATCCTTATTATATAAATGACTATTTAAAGAAATTGATAATGAACCACCAAATGGAGTAGCTATTTTAAGTTTTTTTGTTTCTGGGTCAATTTCATTAAATCTATATGTGAAATTTGATTGAATTCTTGGGTATCTATTTGAAATTCTTCCTGAGTTATTAAAAGGTCGATTATCTCAATAATTTTCATTTATAACAAATTGGAATGGTAAAAAATCATTATTATTTGCATAATTTTCTTTAAGGAGATTATAAGTATTATCATCAAATTGAATTGTTGCAATTTCACCAGCAGGTATATAAATACCAGTTGAATTAAAACCTAATATATTTGATGCGATTTGAATATTTTTAACAACTGCTTGTGTGGTGTCTAAGACATTTCTTTCATAAAAGTTTTTAACTGCTGGGTGAACTTTTAATTCGCCTAATTGAATTTGTTTTTTAATTCAATTGGGATCGGCATAATCGGTATTATCTGGTGTTTTTTCAGCTAAAACTAAATCTGAAATATTGACAAATTTAGTTTCACCGTTTTCTTGATATTTTAATCATGAATTTAAATAATCTAACTGTTTACCATTATCAATATAATCAGATCTACGTTTATTGCCATTTGATTCATAGTTATTATCATAACCAGGATATCTAAAGCCATATTGACCATATTTTGTTTCTAAGTCTGTAACATAGTATTGTTTATTTCCTGTTCTTTCATGATAACTTAATATTTTTGAGCTAAATGATTGTAAGTTAAGTTCATTTGTAAGTTTTTTAGCAAATTCTTGATCATTATTTAGGAGTTTTTTATCTGAAACATGAATTACATTTGTACTTCATTCAACACCATTGTCATCTGTTAAAAGTGCATAATATTCACCAGGTTGACTTGTTTCAAGATTATCTAAATTATTGCTTGCAAATAATTCATTATTTTTGTATCAATCAATTTTACTAATGTTATTAATAGTAGCGTTTTGTAATGATAATGTATTATTGTTATCAACTATTAAACCATTTGCAGAAGAATTTAAATTAATTGATGATAATGGGTTATTTTTGTGAATTTCTACTGTAGGTGTTTTAACAATGATTTCTTCATCATTAAAAATAGTAGATAGTTGTAAATGGAAATTGCTGTCATTTACAATTTGATTTTTATTTACTGATAGTTTATTTGTATTTTGATTATAAATAGGTAAATCATCTTTAAACCATTGATATTTAATGTTTTCAAGAATTGGGTTGAGTGATGATGAAGTGATTGTTATCTCATCGTTATTATTCTTAAAATAACCATTGTTAGATGCAATTATTCTTACATTCTTGAGATAATATTGAATCAAAGGTTTCGATAGTGTTTCAGTGTCTAAAAAACCATCTAATTCAAATGTTTTTGGATCTGATAAAAGGTTTCTAGCAGTATCAATGATTCTATATTGAATTCTAGCAGTTTGATTAGAAGTCGAGACTAATTCAACATTGCTCAAGTGATAAACGTTTCTATCAATGTTTGGGTTTTCGACTAATTCAATTTTAGATAAGTCAATATCGCTCGCGATTAGAGAAACTTTATCACCATTATAATTAAGTGATGATAAATTTAATACGTTGTTTAATTTTTCTTGATATTGAATTTCTCTTTTAAAACCATTAATTACAATATTTCTCGTTTCACTTAATAAGTTATATTTTTTGTTTTCTAATCTAACAACAAAACTTACTGAATCGTTGTTTTTTGTAAATGAAATTACATCTAGGGTGTATTGCCCTGAATCATATTCACCAATTGTAAAGTTTGATTGATTTATATCTGTGATGAATGTCTCACTTGGAGTTACATTTGGTGTTATTGTAATTCTAGACAATTCATTGTTTAATTTGTTTATTAAAGTTTCTTTAGTTATAAAGCCATCAATTGTATTTGAACGTAAATTAGATAATTCTTTAGTTGCTTTATCTTGCAATTGGAAACTAATAGATACAGTGCCATTAGTTTTTTTATTTATCGACTTATTAACTAATTCATATTTGTCTTTGTCGTAGCGTACAAAGGTGAAATTATCTATTGTAACATCACCTATATATTTTTTTGTTATATCTCCATTGAAAGCAGGTAAAACACTTTTGATTTCTGAATTCAATTGTTCAATTGGGTTCATGAAATTTCTATTGTCAAATAGAGATATTGTTCTCTTTTTTGAATATGTTTGTGTTTTTTTGTCTTTTAATTGTAGACTTAGAGTTAGTCTGTCAACTTCATAATTTTCTATTTTGAAATTAACAATTTGATATTTATCACTAATCTTAGAAAAGTTAAAATCATCAATATTTAAACTTTCTTTTGTTTTGTTTTTGGATGTTTCTTTAATAGTTACTTTGAGTTTGTTTAGCTCTTCATTAATTTCGAGTGTTTTCTCTTTTTTGTTCTCATTTGTACCTTTACATGCAATAACTAAAATTGGAGTTATAGCACTGACAAAAGTAATTGGAAGAACTAATAAATGTTTTTTAAATCTTCTTGTTTTCATATATTTCCTTGTATTAAATTAATTTTAATACAATTAAGAAACAACAAATTGTTATTTTGTATCTTTTAAGCCATAGTTTAATAAATATATTAATTATTTATTATGAAAACTTCCAATTTGAAAATTGAATATAAACAATTTTGAATTTACATTGGTTTGTTTGAGTTTTTAAATTGTTAATTTAAATTAAAAAAGTTTATGCTAGATTTAAAAATTGGGTTTGTGTATTTTTTCATCTTCATATACTATAAAGTAACACAATTTGCTTGGTATATATATATATATATATATATATATATAATGTCGTTTGCTTAGAGAAACCTTCGTTTCTTTTATTAAGCATATTACTTTAAGATTAGACAAATAATTAAATCTTAGAAAAGAATCTTATGTAATTTTTGATCCTAAAGTAATAGATAATTAGTTACTTGAAAGGTAATTTATAAATGGCAAATTATACAACTGAAAAACAAGGTCAACAAGATTTTTTTATTAAATATGGAATTTGAGATCCTAATAGTCCAAATGATGAAAATGTAAAATTAATAAATAATACAGACGGAATATATAAAGGTGTTATTTTTGAGTTTAAAATACAAATTGGTAATTATAATGCAGTGCTATATCAAGCAATAAAATATTTATCCTCGCAAAGAATAAAAGGCCAAAATATACCTAAAAATATTTTGTTAATTTCTTTAAATGAAGAAAAAGCATTTTTATATAATTCTGCAGACTTTATTGAAGAGATTGAAAAAGTTTATGTTGGTGGAGCAAGTAAACATAATAATGAATTCTTAAATGAAAAGAATGTAGAACCCATTATCATTAAAAATATTTTTAAAAGAGATGGTATGGATAAGATATTAGAAATTATGAAAGATGTAAGTTTCACCAAAATTAATATTGATCAAATTTGTGTAGTTGGATGAGCTGAAAGATATTATAAAAGTATTGAAAATGCTACGAAAACAGATTTTTTTCATGAATTAAAAAACCCAACTGAATTTAGAGATTTCATCAATCCTTGAAAAGGAAGTGAAGAAGATTTTAAGTATATTATGGATTTATTAAATGATCCTGATAATAAAGCAAAACTTGGCGCTTTTTATACTCCTAAAGAGTATACGAAATATTCATATAAAATGATTAAACAAGCAATTAACGAAGTCCCCAATGGTAATGACTATGTAATTATTGATAGATGTGCTGGATCAGGTAATCTTGAAGAACTATTTACAGATGAAGAATTATCACATACAATCGTATCAACTTATGAATTATGAGAATGAGTTGTTTTAAATAAAAGAATTGGAGATAAAGTTAAGTTAATTATACCGCCTCAACCAAATCACGAAAACGGACTTTTAACGGGCGGCGATGCCATGTCTCAACCGATTTTTAAAGAATGTTTAGAATATGTAAACGACCCCAAATGTACTGTTATTTTATTAGAAAATCCGCCTTATAGAGATGAAACTACCAATTTGAGAAAAACTGGAGCAGGAGAAGCCAGGGATACTTTTGTTAAAAAAGCAATGAAAGAAAGCACGGTTAATGGAAGAATAGCGAATGAATTATCGAGTCAGTTTATTTGAAGTGCTTTTGAATATTATCTTAAAAAAGAAGGCGATAGTTTAATTTTGTATAGTCCAATTAAATACTGAAAATCACAACATTTGATTAATAAAGAATTTAAACAGGGATATTTATTAAATAGAAAGTTTTTTCATGCCTCTGAAAGTGCAATATCCTTAATTTGATGAAAGAATAGTAATGAAGTTAAGGAATTAGAAGAATTAACTCTACAACCTATCACATTGATTCCTCAACAAAATAATGCAGCTTTTATGATTGATGAACCGATTGTAGTGAAGAAGGTTTATAATAATTTTAATTCATACTTTGATAATACAAGAGATAAAGAAAATTATATTGCGATGTTGAATGTATCGGGTTTTAATTTAGATAATGCTAGTGGTAGGTTACTGAGAAGAAATGAAGATTTAAAAGGACACGGAACTAAAAAATTATTATATCCTACTGATTTTTATACCAAATTACCACTTTTTGCCGCTAAAAAATATATTCATAAAAGCTGAACTGAAAAAGATGTGATTTTTACAACTAGTGATGGTGGTAAAAAATATCTAAAAGATGAAGAATTTTTAAGAAAAAGTGCATTTTGAGTTGCAATGACTCAGAAAAACGAGTGTTTTTCATATTATTGTAAAGATCAAGTTTTTCAAAATGAGTTAGTATTTTCTAATATAGAAATCGATGGTGAAATATTGCATAGTTATAAAACCGAAATGGATAAGTATTTTAATAATTATAAGTTTGATAATGAAGAGAAAAAGATTCTTACTCAATTTGCTAAAATACATAAAATATTACGAGGCAAAGAATTACAAAAGCAATTAAGTGAGTTATACCATTATTCAGGCATAACAAAATTTGATAAAAATTTGGTATATGGTTCAGCACAAATTAACAAATTATTTAATTTGAATTTTAAAAAAGATGAATTAGGAAATAATATTTATAAAGAAACTAATAAACAACTTTATAATTCATTAAAGGGGAAAACTTTTAAAATGAACGATATGCTAAATACTGAATTAGATAAATTGAACAAGATGACTAATAAATATTATGAAACTCATATCTCTAAAAAGTTGTTTAAATATGAGTTGCTTAAATAATGAATAATTTAAGATTTTAAGTAAATTTAAAAAGTACAATTATGAATTAAATAATTTTGTACTTTTTTATTTTTATATTATAAAAATAATTAAAAAAATATA
The nucleotide sequence above comes from Mycoplasma sp. Pen4. Encoded proteins:
- a CDS encoding leucine-rich repeat protein, with protein sequence MKIRKKIATSLFLGTIAPLPLISISCTDKERESRVQELKDKLKELETEINQSNVLVSTVGDNVDIDLNTLKSKLETATKLATISTQDIEKIQEVKNKLFDLKQANTNLKLNIENYNKKKQELDELLKQLKQEILHANDLLNPVINAKDFNSNELKTKLTNSNNYLTQKLSITKIDEVNAAILDLQQINRKLVVDIQNYQVKKEELKTLLTNLETTVSESKKLFEPVKNETDLSTESFKEKLNAAKELLITDNLGIDKISDIKRIITELNESNTQLEKDIQNYNIKKEELKTLLTNLETTVNESKTLFEPVKNETDLSTESFKEKLNSAKELLTTENLSISKIGDIKRNIAELSESKTQLEKDIQDYNIKKTELKTLLTNLETTVSESKKLFEPVKNVTDISAENFKEKLNSAKELLAIENLSISRIGDIKRKIVELSESKTQLKKDIQDYNIKKAELDSLTPELENIFNSVSSKLEALKDLEQFQNPEVQLKLNAAKELLSAESLSVNKISDIKDLITYLTNADRKIKEGLDEFKNNIITGLDSLNTLNDDAKTYITNLVNDSSNNLGNLIEADKLSGLAKTMQNIYNGIKEQVFTVKREFESENTIISQNKQNELNPVVQKGRDLFTWSADNQTATIIPVAKEDLENKLREAITNALAIREEVQVVITYINEIRSFRNIYIEKTTNTIAESFRTNNEIAEQLYDQKQHPEKYFRTNISNTQLLELINPNLEWIYLPNVSIISRSALVPDSTSEMKVKYLIAPNLEAIPSGAFKDSNLQLIDAPKLKQIGQDAFKGSKLTNAFLNSIELINSDTFANLPLEKIDALNLKTIRDNAFSSTQLNEVNFPLLVTVGDNAFKDSTLKTIDAPMLETIGNNAFKSSQLLEVNLASLKFVGVEAFNNTPITRVITPNLITVSANAFANTGSLSHVELNSALEIKDFAFYNSSLDTIDAPKVKQVASKVFNKATNLTNVYFNEIEVIKDYLFKDIPLVKFVGPKVREIGYGAFSGTNLSDVDLPELELLHGRSDVAGVFQRSKIRTLNAPKLRTIGHDAFKSSGLTNANFPAAETVYNGAFSATTLENVIMPKVKRFYQSAFEDATFSNTELTFPELVQIDGGTCYFISGADPFYGAFQSTNITKIIAPKLQIIYSSAFAKSSLTEIDAPNVERIGDGAFCFTALKDVDFNKLKKIGRGVFYKTPNEDEILKKVSAIIENNKEQPNN